In a genomic window of Trachemys scripta elegans isolate TJP31775 chromosome 12, CAS_Tse_1.0, whole genome shotgun sequence:
- the LOC117885473 gene encoding olfactory receptor 6X1-like has product MGNGTMISDFILLGFPNLHGMQMMFFGVILFMYLLTLVGNSLIITVVWADQKLHTPMYFFLCNLSLLEIWSTTLVVPKMLANLLSDRTTICFSCCMAQVFLHFSLGTTELVILTSMSFNRYLAICRPLHHATIMTSRVCFRLAFLGWLGGIVLIFFHSLPVWILPFCRDNRVDHFYCDLGPLLKLACADTSIIEFTGFITTVILQGSAFLFTLTSYIFIISTIIQIPSSTDQKKAFSTCAAHLTVVNIFYAALIFMYMRPSTHSSFRINKVVSLLNTVLVPVLDPFIYTIRNTEFKESLSKMINSKKKSLHI; this is encoded by the coding sequence atgggcAATGGTACAATGATCAGTGATTTCATTCTCTTGGGATTTCCCAATCTTCATGGAATGCAGATGATGTTCTTTGGTGTCATTTTATTCATGTATCTCTTAACTCTTGTGGGTAACAGCCTCATCATCACAGTTGTGTGGGCTGATCAAAAACTTCACACTCCGATGTATTTCTTCCTCTGTAACCTCTCCTTGCTGGAGATCTGGAGCACGACCCTTGTGGTCCCAAAGATGCTGGCCAACCTACTCTCGGACAGAACCACCATCTGTTTCTCCTGTTGCATGGCTCAAGTTTTTCTCCATTTCTCCCTGGGCACTACGGAGTTGGTCATCCTGACGTCCATGTCTTTCAACCGCTACTTGGCTATATGCCGACCATTGCATCATGCCACCATCATGACTAGCAGAGTCTGTTTCCGTTTAGCATTTCTAGGTTGGCTTGGAGGAATTGTGCTCATCTTCTTCCATTCGCTGCCAGTGTGGATCCTGCCGTTCTGCAGAGACAATCGAGTTGACCATTTCTATTGTGACCTTGGGCCACTTCTGAAACTGGCTTGTGCTGACACATCCATCATAGAGTTCACAGGTTTTATAACAACTGTCATACTGCAGGGCAGTGCATTTCTTTTCACGTTGACATCATACATCTTTATCATATCTACTATCATCCAGATCCCTTCCTCCACTGACCAAAAAAAGGCTTTTTCTACTTGTGCTGCTCATCTGACAGTGGTTAATATATTTTATGCGGCACTGATATTTATGTATATGAGACCCTCAACTCATTCTTCCTTTAGGATAAACAAGGTGGTCTCCTTACTCAACACAGTCCTAGTTCCAGTTTTAGACCCTTTCATCTATACCATCCGAAACACAGAGTTCAAAGAGTCCCTGAGCAAAATGATAAACAGCAAAAAGAAATCCCTACACATTTAG